In a single window of the Raphanus sativus cultivar WK10039 chromosome 9, ASM80110v3, whole genome shotgun sequence genome:
- the LOC108828203 gene encoding uncharacterized protein LOC108828203, whose protein sequence is MRRSGDEAYEADGRSDAGSSRTDEKHSRLGSQRSGKSQEDLSEPNYASDTSSSKNTSTNPIIEYTEHERAELLRRLDSIKHHLLRGGSAVNENHQGSLTPVHLHPPSYYHHHHPPPYPVPLHYPPHQDPYRRPPPVPNPNWYPPPYPGGQYVDIGAADMVDTHSYFPATPSRYSDIPPYSPVSSHQRLASPYNPPLYNNSPSFPSSMTSSDPRAGGGGGYARWPSDLDSEMSGAGAGAFPRGYVKKAVSDGGDARRCHPLAGGAPFIACHSCFELLCLPKKKLLAQERQHHKLQCGACSQVISFTIVDKKLVFSSGNEGTAESVSLEVEDKNTVVVAVEERSSVDFNNSGSDFPRKDDDDEEEEPVRNHQKNTTKSIRSESQSQLSDDVERLSISSESLQQKEVKSVRRRARGSKATEPAAQESASLLELFEYSNVNRAALAYGMAELGYHKPDKQEIFMKQDSVKPESLATETEVSYNGYSNTEISEDSNGREDNKNNRPRSRKGSESGSTEVTTRSSSDGNEDQGKLLEVWVNGHLIPEELVSSAEKLAGPVQAGKYWYDYRAGFWGVMGKPCLGIIPPFIDEFSHHPMPDNCAAGNTEVYVNGRELHKRDLELLVRRGLPRDKNRSYILDISGRILDGDSGEELKSLGKLAPTVDKVKHGFGMRVPRSLAS, encoded by the exons ATGAGGAGGTCAGGAGATGAGGCATACGAAGCAGATGGTAGATCCGATGCTGGCTCTTCAAGAACCGATGAAAAACACTCGCGACTTGGTTCTCAAAGATCTGGAAAAAGCCAAGAAGACCTTTCTGAGCCAAACTACGCTTCAGATACTTCCTCTTCTAAGAACACAAGCACCAACCCTATCATTGAGTATACTGAACATGAACGTGCTGAGCTTCTTAGAAGGTTAGACTCAATCAAACACCATCTCCTTCGTGGTGGCAGTGCAGTTAATGAGAATCACCAAGGCTCCCTCACACCAGTCCATCTCCATCCTCCTTCTTattaccaccaccaccatcctCCTCCTTACCCTGTACCACTTCATTATCCTCCTCATCAAGATCCTTACAGAAGACCACCTCCTGTTCCAAACCCTAACTGGTATCCTCCTCCTTATCCTGGAGGTCAATATGTTGACATTGGTGCTGCTGATATGGTTGACACACATTCATACTTTCCAGCTACTCCCAGCAGATACAGTGATATCCCTCCTTATAGCCCTGTTTCCTCTCACCAGAGACTCGCTTCACCTTACAATCCACCTCTTTACAACAACAGTCCCAGCTTTCCTTCTTCCATGACCTCTTCAGATCCTCgtgctggtggtggtggtggttacGCTAGGTGGCCCAGTGATCTTGATTCTGAGATGAGTGGTGCTGGTGCTGGTGCTTTCCCTCGTGGGTATGTTAAGAAGGCTGTTTCTGATGGCGGTGACGCGCGTCGTTGCCATCCTCTTGCTGGTGGTGCTCCTTTTATTGCTTGTCATAGTTGCTTTGAGCTGTTGTGTTTGCCTAAGAAGAAGCTTTTGGCTCAGGAGAGGCAGCACCATAAGCTTCAGTGTGGTGCTTGCTCTCAAGTCATTAGTTTCACAATCGTCGATAAGAAACTCGTCTTCTCTTCTGGTAATGAGGGAACTGCAGAGTCTGTTTCTCTAGAGGTTGAAGATAAAAACACAGTGGTGGTGGCAGTGGAAGAACGGTCTTCTGTTGATTTCAACAACTCAGGCAGTGATTTTCCACgtaaggatgatgatgatgaagaagaagaaccagtaAGGAATCACCAGAAGAACACAACAAAAAGCATCCGGTCTGAATCTCAATCTCAACTCTCAGATGATGTTGAAAGATTGAGCATTTCCAGTGAAAGTCTACAACAGAAGGAGGTCAAATCGGTTCGTAGACGAGCTAGAGGCTCGAAAGCTACAGAACCAGCTGCTCAAGAGAGTGCCAGTCTCCTTGAACTTTTCGAATACTCTAATGTAAACCGAGCTGCGCTCGCTTACGGGATGGCAGAGTTAGGTTATCACAAGCCTGATAAGCAAGAGATTTTCATGAAACAAGACTCGGTAAAGCCTGAATCATTAGCTACGGAGACGGAGGTTTCTTACAACGGATACTCTAACACGGAGATATCTGAAGACTCAAACGGTAGAGAAGACAACAAGAACAACAGACCAAGAAGTAGAAAAGGTAGCGAGTCTGGTTCCACGGAGGTGACAACGAGGTCGTCTAGTGATGGAAACGAAGATCAAGGGAAGTTATTAGAAGTTTGGGTTAATGGACATCTTATACCTGAAGAGCTAGTTAGCAGTGCTGAGAAGTTAGCTGGACCAGTCCAAGCTGGAAAGTATTG GTATGACTACAGAGCAGGGTTCTGGGGTGTAATGGGGAAACCGTGTCTCGGTATAATACCT CCATTTATTGATGAGTTTAGCCATCATCCAATGCCGGATAACTGCGCAGCAGGGAACACAGAAGTGTATGTGAATGGAAGAGAGCTTCACAAGAGAGACTTGGAGTTACTAGTGCGTCGTGGTCTTCCTCGAGACAAGAACCGTTCTTACATTCTTGATATATCAGGAAGAATCCTTGATGGAGATTCAGGGGAAGAACTTAAAAGCCTTGGCAAATTAGCCCCAAC GGTTGATAAGGTGAAGCATGGATTTGGTATGAGAGTTCCAAGATCATTAGCTTCGTGA
- the LOC108827251 gene encoding probable sphingolipid transporter spinster homolog 1 isoform X2: MILCIVNLINYMDRGVIASNGVNGSSTPCDSVGLCSAGTGIQGEFRLSNFQDGLLSSAFMVGLLVASPIFAALSKRGCS; encoded by the exons ATGATCTTGTGTATTGTAAACCTGATCAATTATATGGATCGAGGAGTGATTGCGAGTAATGGTGTTAACGGAAGCTCGACACCTTGTGATTCCGTAGGCCTTTGCTCTGCTGGCACTGGCATTCA AGGAGAGTTTAGGTTAAGCAACTTTCAAGATGGTCTTTTGTCTTCTGCCTTTATGGTTGGTCTTCTTGTTGCTTCTCCAATCTTCGCTGCACTCTCCAAAAG AGGGTGCTCCTAA
- the LOC108827251 gene encoding probable sphingolipid transporter spinster homolog 1 isoform X1 — translation MILCIVNLINYMDRGVIASNGVNGSSTPCDSVGLCSAGTGIQGEFRLSNFQDGLLSSAFMVGLLVASPIFAALSKRVCFLCIKKLNQRSDVSMFLYIGCFSLGPAIIISEGAPKIWIACFSDLHGGFVRILGSNTRNSIGSLLPSHEVLFFCYGFLIKVEMRGSLCKVCSCVFSSSV, via the exons ATGATCTTGTGTATTGTAAACCTGATCAATTATATGGATCGAGGAGTGATTGCGAGTAATGGTGTTAACGGAAGCTCGACACCTTGTGATTCCGTAGGCCTTTGCTCTGCTGGCACTGGCATTCA AGGAGAGTTTAGGTTAAGCAACTTTCAAGATGGTCTTTTGTCTTCTGCCTTTATGGTTGGTCTTCTTGTTGCTTCTCCAATCTTCGCTGCACTCTCCAAAAG AGTTTGTTTTTTGTGTATCAAGAAGCTGAACCAACGGAGTGATGTTTCTATGTTTTTGTATATTGGATGCTTCTCTCTTGGTCCTGCTATTATAATCTCAG AGGGTGCTCCTAAAATATGGATCGCTTGTTTCAGTGATCTCCATGGTGGTTTTGTTCGTATACTTGGTAGCAACACCAGAAACTCCATTGGGTCTCTTTTGCCTAGTCATGAAGTGCTCTTTTTTTGTTATGGTTTTCTGATTAaagttgagatgagaggctcTCTGTGTAAAGTGTGTTCTTgcgttttttcttcttcagtaTGA
- the LOC108827879 gene encoding mitochondrial adenine nucleotide transporter ADNT1, which translates to MASEDVKRSESAAVSTIVNLAEEAREGVKAPSYAVLSICKSLFAGGVAGGVSRTAVAPLERMKILLQVQNPHNIKYSGTVQGLKYIWRTEGLRGLFKGNGTNCARIVPNSAVKFFSYEQASKGILYLYRQQPGNENAQLTPVLRLGAGATAGIIAMSATYPMDMVRGRLTVQTANSPYQYRGIAHALSTVLREEGPRALYRGWLPSVIGVVPYVGLNFAVYESLKDWLVKDNPFGLVENNELTIITRLSCGAIAGTVGQTIAYPLDVIRRRMQMVGWKDASSVVTGEGRSKGSLEYSGMIDAFRKTVRHEGFGALYKGLVPNSVKVVPSIAIAFVTYEMVKDVLGVEFRISD; encoded by the exons ATGGCGTCAGAGGATGTGAAGAGGAGCGAATCGGCAGCAGTTTCAACGATCGTGAACCTGGCGGAGGAAGCGAGGGAAGGAGTCAAAGCTCCGAGCTATGCTGTCCTCAGCATCTGCAAGTCTCTCTTCGCCGGTGGCGTCGCTGGTGGAGT gtCACGAACTGCAGTTGCACCTCTGGAAAGGATGAAGATATTGCTTCAG GTGCAAAATCCACATAACATAAAGTATAGTGGGACAGTCCAAGGGTTGAAGTATATTTGGAGAACCGAGGGACTTCGTGGACTCTTCAAAGGAAACGGTACTAATTGTGCTCGTATTGTTCCTAACTCCGCTGTTAAGTTTTTCAGCTATGAGCAGGCTTCCAA GGGTATTCTGTATTTGTATCGTCAGCAGCCAGGAAATG AAAATGCACAACTGACTCCTGTTTTACGGCTTGGAGCTGGTGCAACTGCTGGAATAATAGCCATGTCTGCAACATACCCCATGGATATGGTTCGTGGAAGGCTAACTGTCCAG ACCGCAAACTCCCCTTATCAATATAGAGGAATTGCCCATGCTTTGTCAACTGTCCTGAGAGAGGAAGGTCCACGAGCCTTATACCGTGGTTGGCTTCCATCGGTGATTGGAGTA GTTCCATATGTGGGCTTGAACTTTGCTGTCTATGAGTCTCTAAAGGACTGGCTAGTCAAAGACAATCCATTCGGACTAGTGGAGAACAACGAGCTGACCATTATAACGAGACTCTCTTGTGGTGCTATAGCTGGAACGGTTGGTCAAACAATTGCGTATCCACTGGATGTGATTCGTAGGAGAATGCAAATGGTGGGATGGAAAGATGCTTCCTCTGTCGTCACAGGCGAGGGGAGAAGCAAGGGTTCGCTTGAATACAGCGGTATGATTGATGCGTTTAGAAAGACAGTTCGTCATGAAGGCTTTGGAGCATTGTACAAGGGATTGGTCCCCAACTCAGTGAAG GTTGTACCATCAATTGCGATTGCATTTGTGACATACGAGATGGTGAAAGACGTGTTAGGAGTGGAGTTTAGGATATCAGACTGA
- the LOC108827878 gene encoding G-box-binding factor 2 gives MGSNEEGKSTQSDKPEQVQAPPPPPPPEQSNVHVYHHDWAAMQAYYGPRVAIPPQYYNSNGHAPAPPPPYIWGSPSPMMAPYGTPYPPFCPPGGVYAHPALQMGSQPQGPVSQATPVVTTTPLNLEAPANSPGNTDQGFMKKLKEFDGLAMSISNNKAGSAEHSSGPRNSQSSENDDSSNGSDGNTTGGEQSRKKRSREGSPNNDGKPSSQIVPLLRDENEKAAVTMGTPVMPTAMDFPQPCHGAPHEVWNEKEVKREKRKQSNRESARRSRLRKQAETEELSVKVDALVAENMTLRSKLGQLNDESEKLRLENEALLAQLKATQTQATGKTENLISRVDNNNNNSVSGSSKNVEQQLLNVSLRTDSVAAS, from the exons ATGGGGAGCAACGAAGAAGGAAAGTCCACACAATCTGACAAGCCAGAACAAGTAcaagctcctcctcctcctcctcctcct GAGCAAAGCAATGTTCATGTTTATCATCATGATTGGGCTGCTATGCAG gcaTACTATGGCCCTAGAGTAGCCATACCTCCTCAATATTACAACTCAAATGGTCATGCTCCTGCTCCCCCTCCTCCTTATATCTGGGGTTCTCCTTCG cCAATGATGGCTCCTTATGGAACACCCTACCCACCATTTTGTCCTCCTGGTGGAGTCTATGCTCATCCTGCTCTTCAAATG GGCTCACAACCACAAGGTCCCGTTTCTCAAGCAACACCGGTT GTTACAACAACTCCTTTGAACTTGGAAGCTCCAGCTAACTCGCCTGGAAACACGGATCAGGGGTTCATGAAAAAGTTGAAAGAATTTGATGGACTTGCAATGTCTATAAGCAATAACAAAGCTGGGAGTGCTGAACACAGCAGTGGACCTAGGAATTCTCAGAG CTCCGAGAATGATGATTCCAGCAATGGTAGTGATGGGAATACAACTGGG GGAGAACAGTCCAGGAAGAAAAGAAGCCGGGAAGGATCACCGAACAATG ATGGGAAACCTTCATCTCAAATTGTTCCTCTTCTTAGAGATGAAAATGAGAAAGCTGCAGTGACTATGGGGACTCCTGTTATGCCCACAGCTATGGATTTCCCACAGCCATGCCATGGTGCGCCTCATGAAGTCTGG AATGAAAAAGAGGttaaaagagagaagagaaaacagTCAAACCGAGAATCTGCTAGAAGGTCAAGACTAAGGAAGCAG GCTGAAACTGAAGAACTCTCTGTCAAGGTTGACGCACTAGTTGCTGAGAACATGACTCTGAGGTCAAAACTAGGCCAACTAAACGATGAGTCTGAGAAACTACGGCTGGAGAACGAAGCTTTATTG GCTCAACTGAAAGCGACGCAGACGCAAGCAACTGGGAAAACAGAGAACCTTATATCTCGAGttgataacaacaacaacaactctgTATCAGGTAGTAGTAAGAATGTGGAACAACAACTCTTAAACGTAAGTCTAAGAACCGATTCTGTGGCGGCTAGCTAA
- the LOC108823669 gene encoding protein trichome birefringence-like 26: MEQQLTLVLLPNSPKGASANFDEQTLDDASSSSSSSCTQTPRTFLKFFLYFSLVALAYYFIISTFTVSPVFISLDSPPVSPSGNVSSPKCDLFSGDWIPDPSGPLYTNLSCHHIQDFQNCLLNGRPDVNYLFWRWKPRDCDLPRFSPSQFLDRVRNKWWAFVGDSIARNHVQSLICILSQVEEVVEVYHDKEFRSKIWRFPSHNFTLSVVWSPFLVKSETLVSSSSSDIQLYLDQLDHKWTHQYSNFDYVVISGGKWFLKATIFHENNTVTGCHYCQGRNNLTDFGYDYSYRKTLKLLRSFVRDSTHKPLVLFRTTTPDHFENGEWNTGGYCNRTMPFKEDEAKLKTVDDVMRDVELDVFRNFGEGSTNFRLLDTTGMSLLRPDGHPGPYRHPHPFAGVKDKSSVQNDCLHWCLPGPIDSWNDVMVETILNR, from the exons ATGGAACAACAATTAACATTAGTGCTGTTGCCTAACAGCCCCAAAGGCGCCAGCGCCAACTTCGACGAACAAACCCTAGACgacgcctcctcctcctcctcctcctcctgcacTCAAACCCCTCGAACCTTCCTCAAATTCTTCCTCTACTTCTCCCTCGTCGCTCTCGCTTACTATTTCATCATCTCCACCTTCACCGTCTCCCCAGTCTTCATCTCCCTTGATTCGCCGCCGGTATCTCCTTCCGGTAACG TTTCATCGCCAAAGTGTGATCTTTTCAGTGGGGATTGGATACCTGATCCGTCGGGTCCTCTCTACACCAATCTCTCGTGTCACCACATTCAGGATTTTCAGAACTGTTTGTTGAATGGGCGCCCTGATGTCAACTATCTCTTCTGGAGATGGAAGCCTCGCGACTGCGACCTCCCTAGGTTCAGCCCCTCGCAGTTTCTCGACAGAGTCAGGAACAAATGGTGGGCTTTCGTCGGAGACTCCATCGCTCGTAACCATGTCCAGTCCCTCATCTGCATCCTCTCTCAG GTAGAAGAAGTGGTGGAGGTTTATCACGATAAGGAGTTCAGATCCAAGATTTGGAGATTCCCTTCTCACAACTTCACACTCTCTGTCGTCTGGTCTCCTTTCCTTGTCAAATCCGAAACACTCgtcagcagcagcagctctGATATACAGCTTTACCTCGACCAGCTCGACCACAAATGGACTCACCAGTACTCCAACTTCGATTACGTCGTCATCTCCGGTGGCAAATGGTTCCTCAAAGCAACGATATTCCACGAGAACAACACAGTCACAGGCTGCCATTACTGCCAAGGCAGAAACAACCTAACAGACTTCGGATACGATTACTCCTACCGCAAAACCCTGAAGCTACTCCGGAGCTTCGTCCGTGACTCGACGCACAAACCCCTGGTTCTCTTCCGAACCACAACACCTGACCATTTCGAGAACGGAGAGTGGAACACTGGTGGGTATTGCAACAGGACGATGCCCTTTAAAGAAGACGAGGCGAAGTTGAAAACCGTTGATGATGTCATGCGTGACGTTGAGCTTGATGTGTTTCGGAATTTTGGAGAAGGTTCCACCAACTTTAGACTGTTGGACACGACGGGAATGTCTCTTCTCCGACCAGACGGGCATCCGGGACCGTACAGGCATCCGCATCCTTTTGCTGGAGTGAAGGATAAGAGCAGTGTTCAGAATGATTGTCTGCATTGGTGCTTACCCGGTCCGATTGATTCATGGAATGATGTTATGGTGGAGACCATACTTAACCGGTAA